A single window of Methylomarinum sp. Ch1-1 DNA harbors:
- a CDS encoding DUF934 domain-containing protein, with product MQIIKDKQITDNTWTFVADDDALSNGDISVTLTRWKKDKERILKREGKIGIRLATSDEVADLAEDLDKINLIELEFPVFTDGRAFSQARLLRGRYHYQGEIRAIGGFMADQAFYLSRVGVNAFQLDNAEALNTALSTLNDFSVHYQASSN from the coding sequence ATGCAAATCATTAAAGACAAACAGATTACTGATAACACCTGGACTTTTGTCGCCGACGATGATGCGCTGAGCAATGGCGACATCAGCGTCACATTGACCCGCTGGAAAAAGGACAAGGAGCGGATTTTAAAGCGCGAGGGAAAAATCGGCATACGCTTGGCTACTAGCGATGAGGTCGCGGATCTTGCCGAAGACCTGGACAAAATCAACCTAATCGAGCTGGAGTTTCCGGTCTTTACCGACGGCCGCGCATTTTCCCAAGCACGACTGTTGAGAGGGCGCTATCACTACCAGGGTGAAATTCGGGCAATCGGCGGCTTCATGGCCGACCAGGCTTTTTATCTGAGCAGAGTCGGCGTCAACGCCTTCCAACTGGACAACGCCGAAGCACTGAATACCGCACTATCCACGCTGAATGATTTCTCGGTGCACTACCAAGCCTCAAGCAACTAA